The proteins below are encoded in one region of Rhododendron vialii isolate Sample 1 chromosome 7a, ASM3025357v1:
- the LOC131332880 gene encoding uncharacterized protein LOC131332880, protein MMTYGFDPYVPEINVQSVSFSVQNISSAHITTEGEIKFNITKAADCAVSIYDDIVVSIFYKEKPLSMTAKGRLWPNEWMGPEDLADAQTLNIWCPNVKVEIVAKTGLGTMAGGGGGGGGGGLGAIEMQIPDGGKWHTPQWPTLQLPVVSHYYSPHSHVMLFPPFAAKVGATLFRPKRLIAEVKARIAIRV, encoded by the exons ATGATGACATATGGATTCGATCCCTACGTCCCAGAAATCAACGTCCAATCGGTTTCGTTCTCCGTCCAAAATATCTCCTCAGCTCACATAACTACGGAAGGAGAAATCAAATTCAACATTACAAAGGCTGCAGATTGCGCAGTTTCGATATATGACGACATTGTGGTGTCgattttttacaaggaaaaACCTCTTTCCATGACA GCGAAGGGGAGGCTGTGGCCGAACGAGTGGATGGGACCGGAGGATTTGGCCGATGCGCAGACGCTAAATATCTGGTGCCCCAATGTGAAAGTTGAGATTGTCGCAAAAACAGGGCTGGGGACAatggccggggggggggggggggggggggggggggggttgggggcCATTGAAATGCAAA TACCAGATGGTGGGAAATGGCATACTCCACAATGGCCTACGTTACAATTGCCAGTTGTGTCACACTATTACTCACCTCACAGCCATGTGATGTTGTTCCCTCCCTTCGCGGCGAAGGTGGGTGCAACACTTTTTAGACCCAAGCGGTTGATTGCAGAAGTGAAGGCTCGGATTGCTATCCGAGTGTGA
- the LOC131332214 gene encoding histidine kinase 5 — MVCEMENDNVEEMDIEGLSSMWPEDINDARKQLHIEKPGADQDMLKEIIITEEPRAVDFKCLVELTNYSEKGSSQLAYLVKNWEYRQANAVRLLKEELDNLSKQKQEVELKHLEILEEHRFEDGSYGGDKRPISVLDEVYDILPDFPRKIKDVVVENKGLEIEAEYDTIIYWKQRARHFEGLLEASIQREQILMEKLQESIVNLERQSSPVEELSQILKRADHYLHFILQTAPVVMGHQDKDLRYRFIYNPYPSLHEEEIIGKTDVEIFTGAGVKEIQDFKREVLERGLPAKREFTFETELFGSKTFLIYVEPVFSKAGDKIGVNYMGMEVTDQVRKREKMVKLREEIAVQKARETELNKTIHITEETMRAKQMLATMSHEIRSPLAGVVSMAEILSTTKLEKEQRQLLKVMLSSGDLVLQLINDILDLSKVESGVMKLEATKFRPREVVRHVLQTAAASLQRVLILEGHVADDVPVEVIGDVLRIRQILTNLISNAIKFTHEGKVGIKLYVVPAVSRGLGEGSKELQEPDKSSSLSQSESDLNVYHEPIHPEGPCKNSLIDEAKTPVENGTSMDGGEENHPHASETTVWIRCDVYDTGIGIPENALPTLFKKYMQVSADTARKYGGTGLGLAICKQLVELMGGQLTVSSREHHGSTFTFSLPYKVSPESDNSDDPDEFSDMDGHVVDPHDEDISSGVFIFGPRTLGSLFSSSSSSRAQNFLPNCVALNGSHKLNGFSEDPNPFPGSCMSSREVTSLEDACSAVDGAETPCQQETSIRQSSDSNSKVTNCSEIQSQHKENGQFQDPFMVSTCSSRVESEEASEKVRPKDSQEEVEMQERSERSSQCSSSKGQEIIRSKLKPKILLVEDNKINVMVAQSMMTRFGHNIDVVNNGVEAVRAVQSCSYDLILMDVCMPVMDGLQATRLIRSFEETGNWDAAVEAGIEHQMPQNSASNDPQFNSSRNRIPIIAMTANALSESADECFANGMDSFVSKPVTFQKLKECLEQYVT; from the exons ATGGTTTGTGAAATGGAGAACGACAATGTGGAAGAGATGGACATTGAAGGCCTCTCTTCAATGTGGCCTGAAGATATAAACGACGCTAGAAAGCAATTACACATAGAAAAGCCAGGAGCAGATCAAGATATGTTGAAGGAAATTATAATCACTGAGGAGCCTAGAGCTGTTGATTTCAAGTGCCTCGTAGAGCTAACAAATTACAGCGAGAAGGGCTCCTCTCAGTTAGCATACCTCGTAAAGAACTGGGAATATAGACAGGCTAATGCTGTGAGACTTCTCAAAGAAGAGCTTGACAACCTCAGCAAACAAAAGCAGGAAGTTGAGCTCAAGCACTTGGAGATTTTGGAGGAACATCGTTTTGAGGACGGTAGTTATGGTGGTGATAAACGTCCAATATCTGTATTGGATGAGGTGTATGATATATTGCCAGATTTTCCTCGGAAGATAAAGGATGTAGTGGTTGAAAACAAAGGACTAGAAATAGAAGCCGAGTATGATACCATAATTTACTGGAAGCAGCGCGCCAGGCATTTTGAGGGATTATTGGAGGCTAGCATCCAGAGGGAGCAGATACTCATGGAAAAGTTGCAGGAAAGCATAGTGAATTTGGAAAGGCAGTCCTCACCAGTCGAAGAATTGTCCCAGATTTTGAAAAGAGCTGATCATTACTTGCATTTTATTCTTCAAACTGCACCGGTAGTCATGGGTCACCAG GATAAAGACTTGCGGTATCGTTTCATCTATAATCCCTATCCGAGTTTGCATGAGGAG GAAATTATAGGAAAAACAGACGTGGAGATATTCACTGGCGCTGGTGTTAAGGAAATTCAAGACTTCAAAAGAGAAGTTCTGGAAAGAGGATTACCAGCAAAAAGGGAATTTACTTTTGAGACAGAACTTTTTGGCTCAAAGACATTTTTGATATATGTGGAACCCGTGTTCAGCAAAGCAGGAGATAAAATTGGTGTGAATTACATGGGGATGGAAGTAACTGATCAG GTGAGGAAACGGGAAAAGATGGTAAAACTTCGAGAGGAAATAGCAGTTCAAAAAGCAAGGGAGACAGAACTTAACAAGACCATTCATATAACAG AGGAAACAATGCGAGCAAAACAAATGCTTGCAACCATGTCTCATGAGATAAGATCTCCACTAGCAGGAGTCGTAAGCATGGCGGAAATTCTATCCACCACAAAACTTGAAAAGGAGCAACGACAACTATTGAAAGTCATGCTATCTTCAGGAGATTTAGTTCTTCAACTTATAAATGACATTCTTGACCTTTCTAAAGTAGAGTCAG gAGTTATGAAGTTGGAAGCTACAAAATTTAGGCCAAGAGAGGTAGTAAGGCATGTACTTCAGACTGCTGCAGCGTCATTGCAAAGGGTACTAATCTTGGAAGGTCATGTAGCTGACGATGTTCCTGTGGAG GTTATTGGAGATGTTTTAAGGATTCGACAAATTCTCACCAACTTGATTAG caatgcaatcaaattcaCCCATGAAGGGAAGGTTGGAATAAAGCTCTATGTGGTACCAGCAGTATCCCGTGGGTTGGGAGAAGGATCTAAAGAGTTACAGGAACCAGATAAAAGCTCATCTTTGTCACAAAGTGAAAGTGATCTGAACGTGTATCACGAGCCAATACATCCGGAAGGTCCTTGCAAAAATTCACTTATTGATGAGGCAAAAACCCCAGTTGAAAATGGAACCTCGATGGATGGAGGTGAAGAGAACCATCCTCATGCAAGTGAAACAACCGTGTGGATACGCTGTGATGTTTATGATACGGGGATCGGAATACCtg AGAATGCTTTGCCAACtctatttaaaaaatacatgCAAGTAAGTGCAGACACAGCACGGAAGTATGGTGGGACTGGACTCGGCCTAGCGATCTGCAAACAGCTG GTCGAGCTCATGGGAGGTCAGCTGACAGTGTCCAGCCGAGAACACCATGGTTCCACATTTACATTTAGTCTACCATACAAGGTTTCACCTGAATCCGATAATTCAGATGATCCAGACGAGTTCTCAGATATGGATGGTCATGTAGTGGACCCCCATGACGAAGATATAAGTTCTGGGGTTTTCATATTTGGACCACGCACTTTAGGTTCTCTTTTCTCTTCAAGTAGCTCTAGCAGAGCTCAAAACTTCTTACCGAACTGTGTTGCTCTTAATGGCTCTCACAAACTTAATGGGTTTTCAGAAGATCCCAATCCATTTCCCGGTAGTTGCATGTCATCAAGAGAGGTGACATCATTAGAGGATGCATGTTCAGCTGTTGATGGTGCCGAGACACCATGTCAACAGGAAACTTCAATTAGACAAAGCTCAGATTCTAATTCCAAAGTCACGAATTGTAGTGAGATACAGTCTCAGCATAAAGAAAACGGTCAATTCCAGGACCCTTTCATGGTTTCCACTTGTTCCTCAAGGGTGGAAAGTGAAGAAGCAAGTGAAAAAGTAAGGCCAAAAGACTCTCAAGAAGAAGTAGAGATGCAGGAGAGATCTGAGAGAAGTTCTCAGTGCTCTTCTAGCAAAGGTCAAGAAATTATCAGATCAAAGTTGAAACCTAAGATCCTTCTTGTGGAAGATAACAAGATTAATGTGATGGTGGCACAGTCAATGATGACTCGATTTGGTCACAACATAGATGTCGTGAATAACGGAGTTGAAGCTGTGCGTGCAGTTCAGTCCTGTAGTTATGATCTCATTCTGATG GATGTATGCATGCCAGTAATGGATGGCCTTCAAGCAACAAGACTCATTCGTTCTTTCGAGGAAACGGGAAATTGGGACGCTGCTGTTGAAGCTGGAATTGAACACCAAATGCCACAGAATTCAGCATCAAATGATCCACAATTTAACTCGTCGCGAAACAGGATCCCTATTATTGCT ATGACCGCAAACGCATTGTCAGAGAGTGCAGATGAGTGTTTTGCAAATGGTATGGACTCTTTTGTATCGAAACCTGTTACGTTTCAAAAGTTGAAAGAATGCCTTGAACAATATGTAACATGA